In the genome of Gemmatimonadota bacterium, one region contains:
- a CDS encoding aldehyde dehydrogenase family protein, translating to MAKTFKNFIAGKWVAPSTERYFQNRNPADTTDLIGRFPDSDATDVAAAVKSAKAGFERWSRTPAPLRGDVLRRVGDLLTARKEEIADAMTREMGKVLAETRGDVQEGIDTAYYAATEGRRLFGHTVPSELRSKWAMSVRRPIGVAGLITPFNFPMAIPTWKAFPALLCGNAVILKPSEDVPHTAHLLVEILLEAGLPPEVIQLVHGAGDAGKAMVDHPEISVISFTGSTDTGSRIGETCGRMHKRLSLEMGGKNAMIVMEDADLDLALEGVLWGAFGTTGQRCTATSRLIVHRKVHDKFVGMVVEAAEKLVLGDGRQAKTQVGPLIHADSRDKVERYVEIGLAQKAELATGGARPRSPRLANGFFYKPTIFTNVRAGSRLAMEEIFGPVLSVIKVGSYEDAVRVNNEVKYGLSSSIYTRDVNRSFRALEDLQNGITYVNAPTIGAEAHLPFGGVKQTGNGHREGGWEVFEFYSETKVCYVDFSGTLQRAQMDTYDI from the coding sequence ATGGCCAAGACCTTCAAGAATTTCATCGCCGGCAAGTGGGTTGCTCCTTCGACCGAGCGCTATTTCCAGAATCGCAATCCTGCCGACACGACCGACCTGATCGGTCGCTTTCCGGATTCCGACGCCACCGATGTCGCGGCCGCGGTCAAGTCGGCCAAGGCGGGATTCGAGCGTTGGTCACGGACCCCGGCGCCACTCCGGGGTGACGTGCTGCGTCGCGTCGGTGACCTTCTCACGGCGCGGAAGGAAGAGATCGCCGATGCGATGACGCGTGAGATGGGGAAAGTCCTCGCCGAAACCCGCGGTGACGTCCAGGAAGGGATCGATACCGCCTACTACGCCGCGACCGAAGGGCGTCGACTCTTTGGCCACACGGTTCCCTCGGAGCTGCGCTCGAAGTGGGCGATGAGCGTTCGCCGTCCCATCGGGGTGGCCGGGCTGATCACGCCGTTCAACTTCCCGATGGCGATTCCCACGTGGAAGGCTTTCCCGGCACTGCTCTGTGGCAATGCCGTGATCCTGAAGCCCTCCGAGGATGTCCCGCACACGGCGCATCTGCTGGTGGAAATCCTCCTCGAGGCCGGATTGCCGCCCGAGGTGATTCAGTTGGTGCACGGTGCCGGCGATGCCGGGAAGGCGATGGTCGATCATCCGGAAATTTCGGTGATCTCCTTCACCGGTTCGACCGATACTGGTTCAAGGATCGGCGAAACTTGCGGCCGGATGCACAAGCGGCTCTCGCTCGAGATGGGTGGCAAGAACGCCATGATCGTAATGGAGGATGCCGACCTCGACCTCGCGCTCGAAGGGGTGCTCTGGGGCGCCTTCGGCACCACCGGACAGCGTTGCACCGCGACCTCGCGCCTGATCGTGCATCGCAAGGTCCACGACAAGTTCGTCGGCATGGTGGTCGAGGCGGCCGAAAAGCTCGTCCTCGGTGATGGCCGGCAGGCGAAGACTCAGGTGGGGCCCCTCATCCACGCGGATTCGCGTGACAAGGTGGAGCGTTACGTGGAGATCGGGTTGGCGCAGAAGGCCGAGCTCGCGACCGGCGGCGCCCGGCCCCGCTCGCCGCGCCTTGCCAACGGTTTCTTCTACAAGCCGACGATCTTCACCAATGTCCGCGCGGGGTCGCGCCTGGCGATGGAAGAAATCTTCGGGCCGGTGCTCAGCGTCATCAAGGTCGGCTCGTATGAAGATGCCGTGCGTGTCAACAACGAGGTGAAGTACGGCCTCTCAAGTTCGATCTATACCCGCGATGTGAATCGCTCCTTCCGGGCGCTGGAAGATCTGCAGAACGGTATCACCTACGTCAACGCGCCGACGATCGGGGCCGAGGCGCACCTGCCGTTTGGTGGCGTGAAACAAACCGGCAATGGTCATCGTGAAGGTGGCTGGGAAGTGTTCGAGTTCTACTCGGAAACCAAGGTGTGCTACGTGGATTTCTCCGGGACGTTGCAGCGGGCGCAGATGGATACGTACGACATCTAG
- a CDS encoding sigma-54 dependent transcriptional regulator: MKGRILVVDDERSIREVLVQVLGYEGYEVAAAASGGEALTMHRTRPFDLILLDVKMQGIDGLDTLEQLRLQDPDARVVMISGHASIANAVHAVKHGAFDFLEKPLDSDRLLVTVQRALEHRQLVGENARLREGLAKATDSRFAMVGDSEALERIRELVARVAPTNARILITGDNGSGKELVARAIHDGSLRKRGPFVEVNCAAIPSELVESELFGHTKGSFTGATSDAAGKFEAADGGTLFLDEIGDLALTAQAKILRALQEGVIVRVGDSRAIPVDVRVIAATNRDLAGEISQGRFREDLYFRLNVMPIHVPPLRDRLEDIPALVSHFVAVLGSGPGMSPKPFSGAALRRLQRRRWAGNVRELRNAVERLLILAAGAEVTEEDVDLVLPPEIGTLVAPDELAARSGDRTLQEFKLDAERAFLIARLREHSWNVAETARALGMPRSNLYVKIEKYEINRELL, encoded by the coding sequence ATGAAGGGGCGGATCCTGGTCGTCGATGATGAACGTTCCATCCGCGAAGTGCTGGTGCAGGTCCTCGGCTACGAGGGTTACGAAGTGGCCGCGGCAGCATCGGGCGGCGAAGCACTCACGATGCACCGCACCAGGCCGTTTGACCTGATCCTGCTCGACGTCAAGATGCAGGGGATCGACGGCCTCGACACCCTCGAACAGTTGCGACTGCAGGATCCCGACGCGCGGGTGGTGATGATCTCGGGTCACGCCTCGATCGCGAATGCCGTGCACGCCGTGAAGCACGGGGCGTTCGACTTCCTCGAAAAGCCGCTCGACAGCGATCGGCTCCTGGTCACCGTCCAGCGGGCGCTGGAACATCGGCAACTGGTCGGAGAAAATGCCCGACTGCGTGAAGGCCTCGCCAAGGCCACCGACTCGCGCTTTGCTATGGTGGGAGACAGCGAGGCGCTCGAACGGATCCGCGAACTCGTTGCGCGAGTGGCGCCGACGAATGCCCGAATCCTGATCACCGGCGACAACGGCAGTGGCAAGGAGCTGGTCGCGCGCGCCATTCACGATGGTTCGCTACGCAAGCGCGGGCCGTTTGTGGAAGTCAACTGCGCGGCGATCCCGAGCGAGCTGGTCGAGAGTGAACTCTTCGGTCACACCAAGGGGAGCTTCACTGGGGCCACTTCCGATGCGGCGGGGAAGTTCGAGGCGGCCGACGGCGGCACCCTCTTCCTCGACGAAATCGGCGACCTGGCCCTCACCGCGCAGGCCAAGATCCTCCGCGCGCTGCAGGAGGGGGTCATCGTGCGGGTCGGCGATTCGCGCGCGATTCCGGTCGATGTGCGGGTGATCGCAGCGACCAACCGCGACCTCGCCGGCGAGATCAGCCAGGGGCGGTTCCGCGAGGACCTCTACTTCCGACTCAACGTGATGCCGATTCACGTGCCGCCCCTTCGGGATCGGCTCGAAGACATCCCGGCGCTGGTATCACATTTCGTTGCTGTACTCGGTAGCGGGCCGGGGATGTCGCCCAAGCCCTTCAGCGGGGCCGCGTTGCGCCGCTTGCAACGGCGCCGGTGGGCCGGCAATGTCCGCGAGCTGCGCAACGCCGTGGAGCGACTGCTCATTCTGGCGGCGGGCGCGGAAGTCACCGAGGAAGATGTCGATCTGGTGCTTCCGCCCGAGATTGGCACGCTCGTGGCGCCGGATGAGCTCGCCGCACGCTCGGGCGATCGGACGCTGCAGGAGTTCAAGCTCGATGCCGAGCGCGCCTTCCTCATCGCCCGACTGCGCGAGCATAGCTGGAACGTGGCCGAGACAGCCCGGGCGCTCGGCATGCCGCGATCGAACCTCTACGTCAAGATCGAGAAGTACGAGATCAACCGGGAGCTGCTATGA
- the arfB gene encoding alternative ribosome rescue aminoacyl-tRNA hydrolase ArfB produces MADTDPIRLSAHLAIPRDELLLKATRSGGPGGQHVNTSSTRIELVWDLAGSPSLDEPTRTHLLTRLASRLDGQGRLRLVAQSERSQYRNRAEVIERFAEILSRALIIPKTRKATKPTKASRTRRLDAKKRRGAIKRDRKPPSDD; encoded by the coding sequence ATGGCCGATACCGACCCGATCCGACTCAGCGCACACCTGGCGATTCCCCGGGACGAGCTGCTACTCAAGGCCACGCGGAGCGGCGGCCCCGGGGGGCAGCACGTCAACACGTCCAGCACGCGGATCGAACTGGTCTGGGATCTGGCAGGATCGCCGTCGCTCGATGAGCCGACGCGCACGCACCTGCTCACCCGACTTGCATCCCGGCTCGATGGCCAGGGGCGCCTGCGGCTGGTGGCGCAGAGCGAACGGAGTCAGTATCGCAATCGGGCAGAGGTCATCGAGCGCTTCGCCGAAATCCTGAGCCGGGCGCTGATCATCCCCAAGACGCGCAAGGCCACCAAACCGACGAAAGCCTCGCGGACTCGCCGGCTCGACGCCAAGAAGCGACGCGGCGCCATCAAGCGCGACAGGAAGCCGCCGTCCGACGACTAG
- a CDS encoding alanine racemase: MSAILPELETPALLVDLDRMTANIDRTAAYAAAHGLRYRPHVKTHKSSWVGGQQLAAGATGLTCATPREAEVMRAVTPDLMLAYPAIGEARIRRVAALASGSQLRVMVDSADAIAALAQAAALAGSEIGVLVELDAGMHRTGAATPADVVSLARRTADTVGLTWLGIGCYPGHIRSATDTAALERFGALLAETTDALTRAGLPPAVVSAGSTPTLWESHRIEGLTEIRPGTSVYNDRTTAEIGACTFDDCALTVLATVISTAVRGQVVIDAGTKALGREPIRGAEAPGFGVLLGHPEAVVTAMSEEHGMIDVSGIAWRPKSGDRVRVIPNHVCIVVHLADVVYGVRGEAIERHWAVEARGREPTLPIPAP; this comes from the coding sequence GTGAGCGCAATCCTGCCTGAGCTCGAAACTCCTGCCCTGCTGGTCGATCTCGACCGGATGACGGCAAACATCGATCGCACGGCGGCGTATGCGGCGGCGCACGGCCTCCGCTACCGCCCCCACGTGAAGACGCACAAGTCATCGTGGGTCGGCGGCCAGCAACTCGCCGCTGGCGCCACCGGCCTGACCTGCGCGACGCCGCGTGAAGCGGAGGTGATGCGCGCGGTCACCCCCGACCTGATGCTCGCCTACCCAGCGATCGGCGAAGCGAGAATTCGTCGGGTCGCGGCACTCGCGTCAGGGAGTCAGTTGCGGGTGATGGTCGATTCCGCCGACGCCATCGCGGCCTTGGCGCAGGCGGCCGCACTCGCTGGTTCCGAAATTGGCGTGCTCGTAGAACTCGATGCCGGGATGCACCGCACCGGGGCGGCCACGCCGGCCGACGTGGTGTCGCTCGCACGGAGGACCGCGGACACGGTCGGCCTGACCTGGCTCGGCATCGGTTGTTACCCCGGCCATATCCGCAGTGCCACCGACACGGCAGCCCTGGAGCGTTTCGGCGCCCTGCTGGCGGAAACCACCGATGCGCTCACACGCGCCGGGCTCCCGCCTGCGGTGGTGAGCGCGGGCTCGACGCCGACGCTCTGGGAATCGCATCGCATCGAGGGCCTCACCGAAATCCGCCCCGGCACCTCGGTGTACAACGATCGCACCACGGCGGAGATCGGGGCCTGCACCTTCGACGATTGCGCCCTCACCGTGCTTGCGACCGTGATCAGCACCGCCGTCCGTGGTCAGGTCGTCATCGATGCGGGAACCAAGGCACTCGGCCGTGAGCCGATTCGCGGCGCCGAGGCGCCGGGGTTCGGTGTCCTGCTAGGGCATCCCGAGGCAGTCGTGACGGCGATGTCGGAAGAGCACGGCATGATCGACGTTAGTGGCATCGCGTGGCGTCCGAAGAGCGGTGATCGTGTCCGGGTGATCCCGAATCACGTCTGTATCGTGGTCCACCTTGCGGATGTCGTGTACGGAGTGCGCGGCGAGGCGATCGAGCGGCACTGGGCCGTCGAGGCCCGCGGTCGCGAGCCAACCCTGCCGATCCCGGCGCCGTAA
- a CDS encoding 6-bladed beta-propeller yields the protein MRLALALLVILPACTSPNNSEQRRLPASTRGPTVTVVDSVAIAEPDSLPLGNYAWPVARRSNGELFVLDPGVHKVLRFDRTGKLAGVIGREGEGPGELRSPLMIALLPGDTLLAVVDPNRSRLVVFGATDGVVRREAALPEFALADQYWSRRGDTVTFGLTASRAPIAVWPWKGNVISTRGTTPQRTRLVGLQFGQTRVVATDSGFVVLYPGQPGLFLLDRAGQATGFVSIPTARRVGEPADIRARQKALSKSERGKLVASLAAGLHRMSSGSWLLVHLDVDLKRVGDVTRSRDLRFYASVFSSDFQRVCVDGLLPVTSDAPAMPFFAGDTLFLFSRTVGVAGMKNTVYALTINTAGCDWQQTGGIVPPPRDSL from the coding sequence ATGCGTCTGGCCCTCGCACTGCTCGTGATACTTCCTGCCTGTACATCCCCGAACAACAGTGAACAGCGGCGCCTTCCGGCATCGACCCGCGGACCGACGGTCACGGTCGTCGACTCGGTTGCCATCGCGGAACCAGACTCGTTGCCGCTTGGTAACTATGCCTGGCCGGTGGCGCGTCGGAGCAACGGAGAGTTGTTCGTGCTCGACCCTGGGGTGCACAAGGTGCTGCGCTTCGACAGGACAGGGAAGCTCGCTGGGGTAATCGGACGGGAAGGCGAGGGGCCAGGGGAATTGCGATCACCTCTCATGATCGCGCTGTTGCCTGGCGACACTTTGCTGGCCGTCGTGGATCCGAACCGTTCGCGGTTAGTGGTCTTCGGCGCTACTGACGGGGTTGTTCGACGGGAAGCCGCACTGCCAGAATTTGCTCTGGCCGATCAGTACTGGTCCCGCCGTGGCGACACGGTGACCTTCGGGCTCACAGCGAGCCGAGCTCCGATTGCGGTGTGGCCGTGGAAGGGGAACGTGATCTCCACGCGGGGGACGACTCCGCAACGGACTCGCCTTGTTGGCCTCCAATTCGGCCAGACGCGAGTGGTAGCAACGGACTCGGGTTTCGTGGTGCTCTACCCCGGGCAGCCGGGACTCTTCCTCCTCGATCGCGCCGGGCAAGCGACCGGCTTCGTGTCCATTCCGACGGCGCGCCGAGTCGGCGAGCCGGCCGATATCAGGGCCCGTCAGAAAGCGCTCTCCAAATCCGAACGCGGCAAACTTGTGGCCTCGCTGGCTGCGGGCTTGCACCGCATGTCATCCGGTTCATGGCTGCTCGTCCATTTGGACGTCGATTTAAAGCGGGTCGGCGACGTGACCCGGAGTCGGGATCTCCGCTTTTACGCCAGCGTCTTCTCCAGCGATTTCCAGCGCGTTTGTGTCGATGGGTTGCTGCCGGTGACGAGCGACGCACCGGCGATGCCATTCTTTGCCGGTGATACACTCTTCCTCTTTTCTCGAACGGTGGGCGTTGCAGGGATGAAAAACACGGTCTATGCCCTGACTATCAATACGGCCGGCTGCGACTGGCAGCAAACCGGCGGCATCGTCCCGCCACCGAGAGACTCGCTCTAA
- a CDS encoding TonB-dependent receptor, translated as MQLLFPVGLMRRQLAIVALMLFTGAAAANAQEREFPRSDTTARKLGELVVSATRSQTTLNEMALHATIISRAELAKSPAQTVDQLLRTVPGMNLPGAPFYATDPTGHQTKLRGVSNSKVLMLLDGVPIHDPFFTTTQWFKVPLSSIERLEVIRGGASSTWGNLAVAGVINIITRKPTDNSGLVDLSYQSMNTVNAALSKNFVLGHGLSMRFSGDVLDTDGYQTTPGEFLSTVPGKGASSATNSNLRLAGYYTPNSEFDAFFRFGYHRQDQDVGGYEFGRNLQKGPDGAAGFTKRFGGTNRADVKVWAQRVSFNKQNGAGCYLLNAGTCNTAATTSPLVQYANSEDVNPYRELGASAMVSSIFSGFPANIQFGADFRRISGEDSATTYNRPTTTSKASATINRTNYGQGTQQFLGGFTQFSVYPTSKLQATVAVRYDHWTNTDGVARLTKYNNGVPAAPLGGDVEDGSKGSFNPSITARFQFSDKVAIRAAAYRAFRAPGLNNLYRSFSSTTSITIANASLQPETLTGGEAGLDLHGSRLTLGATLFQYNTKALIASYRIASAATAPPEVIAVCGPTLANCPATVNLNTNGQDAVSRGLEFVATWQPFRTVTLDGTYTYTDSHYEKTTTGDPIKVQLGGIPRDIITVGVDVEPTSRWDIYASLRNTGSMFLDVNRTILQKHFALFNLSTSYKVSNAISLYGSAVNLGDEVYTDNATTSAAGKTLGLPRAITTGLRVKF; from the coding sequence ATGCAGTTGCTGTTTCCTGTCGGGCTGATGCGACGCCAGCTGGCGATCGTAGCGTTGATGCTGTTCACCGGCGCCGCGGCGGCCAATGCCCAGGAGCGCGAGTTTCCGCGTTCGGATACCACCGCTCGCAAGCTGGGTGAACTGGTCGTGTCGGCCACACGTTCGCAGACCACGCTCAACGAGATGGCGCTGCACGCTACCATCATTTCGCGCGCCGAGCTGGCGAAATCGCCTGCCCAGACGGTCGATCAATTGCTCCGCACCGTGCCGGGAATGAACCTGCCGGGCGCCCCGTTCTATGCCACCGATCCGACAGGCCATCAGACGAAGCTGCGCGGTGTGTCGAACAGCAAGGTGCTGATGCTGCTCGATGGCGTCCCGATCCACGACCCGTTCTTTACCACAACGCAGTGGTTCAAGGTGCCGCTCTCCTCGATCGAGCGGCTCGAGGTCATCCGTGGCGGTGCATCGAGCACCTGGGGCAACCTCGCCGTTGCGGGCGTCATCAACATCATCACCCGCAAGCCGACTGATAACAGCGGACTGGTGGACCTCTCGTACCAGTCGATGAACACCGTGAATGCGGCGCTGTCGAAGAACTTCGTGCTCGGCCACGGGCTCTCGATGCGCTTCTCCGGCGACGTGCTCGATACCGATGGTTATCAGACCACCCCTGGCGAATTCCTCAGCACGGTGCCCGGGAAGGGGGCCTCCTCGGCCACCAACAGCAATCTTCGTCTGGCCGGGTACTACACTCCGAATTCGGAATTCGATGCCTTCTTCCGTTTCGGCTACCACCGGCAGGATCAGGATGTGGGCGGCTACGAGTTTGGCCGGAACCTGCAGAAGGGCCCTGACGGCGCCGCGGGCTTCACCAAGCGCTTTGGCGGGACAAATCGCGCTGACGTGAAGGTGTGGGCGCAGCGCGTCTCGTTCAACAAGCAGAATGGTGCCGGGTGCTACCTGCTCAACGCCGGCACCTGCAATACCGCGGCGACCACTTCCCCGCTGGTGCAGTACGCCAACTCGGAAGACGTCAATCCGTATCGGGAACTCGGCGCGTCGGCGATGGTCTCGAGCATCTTCAGCGGATTCCCGGCCAACATCCAGTTCGGTGCCGACTTCCGGCGCATATCTGGTGAAGACAGCGCGACGACCTACAACCGGCCGACGACGACGTCGAAGGCGAGCGCGACGATCAACCGGACGAACTACGGCCAGGGTACCCAGCAATTCCTCGGTGGGTTCACGCAGTTCTCGGTCTACCCGACGTCGAAGCTGCAGGCGACCGTCGCGGTACGGTATGACCATTGGACCAACACCGACGGTGTCGCGCGTCTCACCAAGTACAACAATGGTGTCCCGGCGGCCCCGCTCGGCGGCGATGTCGAGGATGGCAGCAAGGGGTCGTTCAACCCCAGCATCACGGCGCGCTTCCAGTTCTCGGACAAGGTCGCCATTCGCGCGGCGGCGTATCGCGCTTTCCGGGCGCCGGGACTCAACAACCTGTACCGGTCGTTCTCGTCGACCACCTCGATCACGATCGCGAACGCCTCCCTGCAACCCGAGACGCTCACCGGTGGGGAAGCGGGCCTCGACCTCCACGGCAGCCGCCTCACGCTTGGCGCGACCCTGTTCCAGTACAACACCAAGGCACTGATCGCGTCGTACCGGATTGCCAGCGCCGCGACGGCGCCCCCCGAGGTGATCGCTGTCTGCGGTCCGACTCTGGCGAACTGCCCGGCCACCGTCAACCTGAATACCAATGGCCAGGACGCCGTGTCGCGCGGACTCGAGTTCGTGGCGACCTGGCAGCCCTTCCGGACCGTCACGCTCGATGGCACCTACACCTATACCGACAGCCACTACGAGAAGACCACCACCGGCGACCCGATCAAGGTGCAGCTCGGCGGGATTCCGCGCGACATCATCACGGTGGGCGTCGATGTCGAGCCGACGTCTCGCTGGGACATCTACGCGTCGCTCCGCAACACGGGATCGATGTTCCTCGACGTGAATCGCACGATCCTGCAGAAGCACTTCGCGCTCTTCAACCTGAGCACGTCATACAAGGTCTCGAACGCGATCTCGCTCTACGGCTCGGCGGTCAACCTCGGTGATGAGGTGTACACCGACAACGCCACGACCAGCGCTGCAGGCAAGACGCTCGGTCTGCCGCGTGCCATCACGACCGGGCTGCGAGTGAAGTTCTGA
- a CDS encoding NHL repeat-containing protein, with protein sequence MHRNTRRFAALLLLTLSAACGSDGYQPITMQPPPPPPPPSARDGLWTVSGAPSGILQFAPELLTVAGNHEPTNSLRTTSANLLVSMGIAFDETGSLWISSQDDAKLLRLSPERLGQNTNSAASVIISANQGSLNQPAGIAFDATHHLWVANRGNGTLVRYDQGQLDGSGTPVPTVTISGVGRPTGLAFDAAGALWVSDNQANTLVKYAPAQLRATGTPEPEVVVNDLANRLVNPAGLAFDAAGNLWVANTGNQRVLRFTPTQLAPGAQPTAGVALRSDDASLPDPIGLAVDKNGALWVMNVSGALEQFAPAQLSRAAAPTPTTTIHLPGFNLLLGLAFWPLPAGLPLR encoded by the coding sequence ATGCACCGCAACACTCGTCGCTTTGCCGCCCTGCTGCTGCTCACGCTGTCGGCCGCATGTGGTTCGGATGGTTACCAGCCAATCACCATGCAGCCGCCGCCACCGCCACCACCGCCCTCTGCCCGCGACGGCTTGTGGACCGTCAGCGGCGCCCCATCCGGCATCCTGCAGTTCGCCCCGGAACTCCTGACCGTCGCGGGCAACCACGAGCCGACCAATTCGCTGCGAACCACCAGCGCGAACCTGTTGGTCTCGATGGGCATCGCCTTCGACGAGACCGGCTCGCTCTGGATCTCGAGCCAGGACGACGCGAAACTCCTCAGACTCTCACCGGAACGCCTCGGACAGAATACGAACAGCGCCGCGTCGGTCATCATTTCGGCGAACCAGGGCTCACTGAATCAGCCCGCCGGGATCGCTTTCGATGCGACGCATCACCTCTGGGTGGCGAACCGTGGCAACGGGACGCTGGTGCGCTACGACCAGGGCCAGCTCGACGGCAGCGGAACGCCGGTCCCGACGGTCACCATCTCGGGCGTCGGTCGCCCCACCGGGCTCGCCTTCGACGCCGCTGGTGCGCTCTGGGTGAGTGACAATCAGGCGAATACGCTTGTGAAGTATGCCCCGGCCCAGCTGCGGGCGACCGGGACGCCGGAACCCGAGGTCGTCGTCAATGACCTCGCCAACCGTCTGGTGAATCCTGCGGGGCTGGCGTTCGATGCGGCCGGCAACCTCTGGGTGGCCAACACCGGGAATCAACGGGTACTCCGGTTCACACCGACGCAGCTGGCACCAGGGGCCCAGCCGACGGCCGGGGTTGCCCTGCGCAGCGATGATGCATCGCTCCCGGACCCGATCGGCCTCGCCGTCGACAAGAACGGCGCGCTGTGGGTCATGAATGTCAGCGGCGCCCTCGAGCAGTTCGCCCCCGCGCAACTCAGCCGTGCGGCCGCGCCAACGCCCACGACCACGATTCACCTGCCGGGCTTCAATCTCCTGCTCGGTCTCGCGTTCTGGCCGCTCCCTGCCGGGCTGCCGCTCCGCTGA